Within Crassostrea angulata isolate pt1a10 chromosome 2, ASM2561291v2, whole genome shotgun sequence, the genomic segment ACCACAGGAGATGTATGTACATCAAACATTATAGGAAatgaaaaattgttgaaatgGTTGACTAATCTCTTGAACTCGAAACTATTATAACTTGACAATAATTGATTGGCATATCGAGCTGTTGTGGGGCACTTTTATACAGAACACTTTATTATTCAGAGTCAGTGTCTATTTGATAAAATTCTATGTCTCCAAATACTTCATTGACAATATTACATACAATTACAGCTGATGCATATGACCATATTTGACAACACTTCATGACATCATCTGGATTAAATATTAGATGACATATTTCAACAACACTATCAATAACTTTATCTGTTAAACCATAAATTAACTCAAATTGCAAAACACTGTCATATTCAACCGACATTTGATATTTCAAAGCTAATAACTTTTGTTTGAGAAATTTTCTGTCTTCTTCAGACACCTCTCGACTCATTTCTTCCTCTGCTTCCTCTTCCTGTTCTGTCTCTTGGTTAACTTTGTGGGTGTTGGGACAAGTGTCATCATCACAACTACACTTCTTCTCGCAGAcatcacagcaattatgaatggGAATGATATTAGCTTTTTTCATCGCGTATGCTTTGCACAAATTGTTTCGCCTGCATTCATTGCTGTCTTTTGCCAATTTTACGAGTTCACATTCAACCTTCTTTAAGTGTCCCTTGTGGTTTTTGAATAGTATGAGTTCATTTGACAGCATGCCATCTCTACCACATCGCCCCATTTGTTGCACAAAAGTGTCCATTTCTCTGGGCAATCCATAATGAACAATATTATTCAGGCCAAAAAAATTAACGCCCATCCCAGCAGAATTAGTACAGATAAGAATTCGAATTTTCCCATCCACAGCCATGTCGGCtctgattttttcttttaacttttcATTAGTTTTACTATGATACATGTTAATCAATTCACAGTTTGCaccaaatattttaacaaaagcaaCGTACAGTTTTGAAACATCAGATATAGACTCGCAAAATATAACATGACGTGACATCTTTTCTTTTAGTGCTCTCAAGTCAGAAATTAACCATGCAAACACATTCTCGATTTTGTCATTATTAGGAATACATTTggatgatatttttatattcaatcTGTCAGGAGATTCAACAACAATTTCTGCATTGGAAGAAAAGCttaattgatttaatatttttcttctgtTGCTTGGCCCTGCTGTTGCTGTAAGTGCCACCATTTGAGCGCTGGAACATAGTGAACGAAGTTCCCCAATTCTAAAAAACCATTCTCTAAATGGTTCTGTTTTCTTCTCTTGAGAGTCTCCCCTATAACATATAACATTATATAACTATATGTTTGTATACTTTTTTTCAGCGAGCAGCTTCGATTCTAAACCAAATTTCTATTATACACAGCATAGATCAATTGTTACAAGTTCTTACAACCTCAGCTAGTTTGTTAACTGTATGtctaactttaaaaaatctaagTCACTTACCATTGTATGACTGTGTGTGCTTCATCGACTACAATTGCTCTTAGCTTTCGCTGGTAGATATCAGATTTCAGGACACCTCGCCATTTCACATCACCAACCAGCTGTTCGGGACTTGCATAAATAAAGTCATACTCCCCATTTATTATGTGATTCGTTTCAGCCGAGTCTTTTCCTATGTAGGTCGCTTTGAAACCCAAAGCAgtcaattttttacattgttCAGACATTATAGAAATTAGCGGCGTTATTATAACGACACACGCTCCGGTAAAAAGTATTGGAATGCACTCGTAGGTCAGAGATTTTCCACTGCCTGTTTTCGTTCCGACGAAAACATCTTTTCTATCACTGACAGCATAAATAGCTTTCTTTTGATTAGGTCTGAGAGCAGGAATCTTAAATCTTTTGCAAATATCTGcttcaatattattttctatgGGCGCAGCCATTTTTGATGAATACTCCTTATGTTACGTAAACTCTGATTGGCTGAAGTTAACGGAAGCTAAATTCGCTTTCCATTAGAGGGCGCTCCTCGAAACTAACAAAAGTCGACTCGATCTGCCAAGGGTGAAAAGAGTAGCAGAGTGGATcgtcacccttggctagcgaagatggtttTTTATTATGCAACCTAGCTTTGACAACACAATGTTCTATTCGTTTGATTCCCTAATACTTGTATACGGTAAATATACGTTAAAACAAGTTTCCATCGAAACACTTGGAATATACAATGTCATGGTGGACATTGAATTAGTTTATCACAACAGAGCGTACTTCACAGCCGAGtgtttttctgaagaaaattcaACGGGCTATTGTTTTTACCATATAAAAGGCCCCATGTACCTTTCAAACGCGTTCtcctttttttcttatttgacaGAGTTATTCGAatcaaatgacatttttaattgaTGCCATTGCACGTGGTGTAAATACTGTTTCATTTTACGTTCCCAACGAAAGTTTAAAAAGTAGATTGATCTTTATTTATCCatttgttctttatttttttccggACATAACGCAATAAGCGTCTGTATTAGATAATTTCCAAtagattttcaaaaatggttaaATCTATAACAAAGAAAGATTCAGACGTAAAAACGAGGAATCAAGGAAATTAAAAATCCCCTCAAACCACTAGTGGTAAATTCtgaaaagaaatattatatCCAGAGACCTTTGTCTACAATCCACAGATTATTAAGGCATGGTATTGTACCAAATTTTCGGACAGcagagaaaatgaaaaaataagaatcCGGACATCAGATTCCTTGACAGTGCTTCCTGAAcatcaacaatttaaaaaaggtgGTTTGTATCTAAATATACAGTTGATTGTTTATATGAAAAAGCATGCAAAAAGTTGAATATGTTACAAATACTCAGGCATACAATTGATAAATATCAGACTTAGATTGGAATATGGTGATGTTGTGTGGAGCAGCTGTATCAAGGTATAAACTTGCTtacatatttctttgtttttgtaagttataaatgaaactttcaatcTTACATAATGAATctgatatgtacttttgaaaaacaatcattgatatatatctactttttaataaaaaagattttcccCACAAAGTGGCTGGCACTATATTTTTGTCACAGCAGCTAACTAAATAGTTccatttatgtttcatatttctGACTAAGAGCGCAAATAATAGCTTTATAGCTGCgatacacaatatttcatacataaaacGCTTACGTCAACCAAGCGGTGCGtacaaatgattattttattttatttttctgtaccGCTTTGAGTGTTGTAAGatcgacgacatccaaaaatgagCATTAAATGCTTAAAGAGTAACTTTCACTACAATgcataataatattaataaaataatttaacatgTAGCGAATATAAGTTCAATACGGACTTTTTTCTATAATAAAGAATTTTCCTATGCATAGGCTGAATATATTTTGGCCCTGTTTGGAGATCACCGAAGCCCATGTAGCTTCAAATATTGCTTCTGAATGCTGTAAATTTCATATTACTGTATTCGTGATCAATTAAagacttgcaaaaaaaaattggtaatttttcgcgggggatatctatatattttttgtcaaaaatgaaaGTTTGTGCATGGTAAATGTTAAACAATCTGCTACAAAACCTTTATGAATAGTTttggagaaataaaaaaagggaTATTTTCATCGAAAATCGAATTTATGAAATCATGGTAAATGATAAACAATCTGCTACAAAACTTTTTTGATACCATATATTATGAATAGTTttggagaaataaaaaaagggaTATTTTCATCGAAAATCGAatttatgaaatcaaataaCGGGTGggttttataaattttacaaaacatattttcCAAAACTAAGCAGCTGCATTTGGTAATCAGTACATGTTTACAAGTGGCTGTGAAGCTTTTCCCGGGAAATTTTCATAAACCAACTTCACTGAGTGTGTTTAGATTGAATCGACATTCAGGACGCCATAATTATCAATgctcaaaatcaaaatatttttgcaattgatttttatattctttttttatatattattgacgaaatagaatatttttgttataatctATATTCACTTTAATTTAACGATAGTACGCCTTTTATTTATAAGGGGTTGCGCACCCGCTACTTATATCTTATCtcagaaaatacaaataaaaactatttaggatttttttttttttataatcgaTTTTTCCGTTGTACGGTAGTTGAGAGCGTTGCTGttacaataaaatgaaactttGTAGGTGTGCGTTAAAAACCAaaaggaaagtaaaaaatcGTACGGCATTGAAAATCTAAACACAGAATAATTGTGGTATTTTTCCAAGGGAATCCATTATATATGTAccaatttacatttgtaatataCCAAATATGCTGCATTTTTATagactaaaaaccagacggtagaatttattatattttatgtataagATTACTGAATAATGATATTTATCACATACTACAAATTAAGAAGAAAAGCCATTATTTAATATGCTTCAAATTTTGGAAAGATACTTTTCTATATTTCTGTATTTTGAGATgatccctaaaaagaaccaagCCTATTCAAATAAACTAGCGTTTGTGTAAATAACATAACTAGGATATGagaaataacacaattttttttgttggtcCTTTTCCCGATGTGTTACATTAGGTGGCATCTACTGCTTAAGTCACGTCTTCGACGCCATCTTCCTCTCCACTAGAATGCAAACTTACACGATTAATTTTAGATACCTTTGTATGAGAAAAAAGTGGAATATGTCTTAACATACTAAAAGAATTCAAGAAACCAAAAACGTTGGATCATGCCCGAATTATATTCACTGTAGTAGAATTTAACGAATTCACTgaaactaaattttgaatttcccagTTACTCATTTCTGGACAATGACTGCAAAAATACAAGGATGGAAGGTCGtcagaagataaaaaaaagctGTCAGTTTCAATCAATGCTTAGTTATTTAAGTTGAAGTTACCTGAAAGcaagttaaaaaacaaaaacgactGACTATAAAGTcatgaacaccgctcgtaaataggcaccgtcacacaggtacCTAGAATCTTAGATTCCTTAGATTCCGTttcacccgattgcacacctgaaactcgAGATCGACGATTCTTTTCGTGGTCTTTGCATTTATTGCTTAATTCTAGGTGCATTTTCTGTAATGCATTGACTAATTTATTTGATAGAAGTATTCTCCTGGTTTGAAAATattgcgtaaaatttgataatttcaacGCAACCGAATAACACGGGAAGGTGATATGTACGttcacacaggtgagacctctagaGCAAAAAGTTCTTTAAAGGGGTTGTAGGGAGGGCAGTGATGAAAGAAAATGTGGCGAGTTTTAGCTTTAATGGGCTGAAGCATTAATTTCGAATCTTCAGTCATACGTTTGAATCCCACTggagattttataatttttacatataaaactatttttttgccattattttgaaaattattaagtGGAGAaagtaatttaattattatcCACGaaaatatcgacaggtgtcccaaACCACCTGGCTTTCTAtgatttttattctatattttgtaccACATTCTAGATTCCGATGGGACCACTTCGaccactttcgcctttaggtcgaggtgcgagagtgcgaagtttgCAAAggcaaaatttttcaaatttgcaaTTTGAACATATCAATTGCTCTtgcatttttataattaatcttTAAAGCACTTTCTCagtaaaatgatatatattctGCATTGTTTTAACCTAGGCTTTGACCAGTCTCTGTTCCTTTTTTCTTTCGGGCACCCCAGATTTCGGGTCGAATTTTGCGGACACTTACCCAAATGTTTTCATCCCCTTGTTCTGTAGGCATactttgtcttttttaaaaatttaaaacagcaTTTTTAAACACCGTTTATCTTTTATGCAGAAttgtacattttgtaaataaatatcttcttccttaaatgtatatttgctttttgatttaaatatacatatggAAAAAAGCATTAAATTTACCTCACTACATGTAAAAGTAATCAACAATTATTGTAATGTGCAACGTCAAAAACCATGGGGAAATACTGTTTGCAGTTGCTTTTCCAGATCATCAGAAATGACACAATTGTTAGAGAAGTAGATGCAGTTCGTTCTTTGCAAAGAACGTGTTCATTGGTAACATTTTATGCCAAAAATGCATGGTTTATAGGTTTCCCATGTTTATAGTAATATTAGAGCTCCCAAGCAATTTTGATTCTCTTAAGTTTAAACTGTTTaagcatatatatattaacTAATCATATACttcactttgatttttaaaatgtcttttcaAATGTGCTGGAAAATGAAAATCTCATTCATGAGATTTTTGTATCTCTACAAGTTTAAATGAAGGTGATAGGTTTGTTAAATGTAGGTGATGTAATAAAGTTCTAtagatattataatattatatttggAAGGTCAATCATCTACTTAAGGTGGATCCCTACTCAGATGCGTCATCAATTAAGCAGATATAATAAGCTTTAAAATCGAAAACGATATTTGTTCGGATTTACCGTTTTATGCCCTAGTTTATaatgtttaattgataattagggtcttccgtttccaacggaagacccttttgtttttctacggtttctttttttagggtcttccgtttccaacggaagaccctcttgttattctattgtttctttttattattattaaggtcttccgtttccaacggaagaccttattgtttttcttcggtttttttttctcattcttctcctttttttttcttaccgattttgtgtcagCGATTACTCAAAAACTGtttgatcgattttaataaaattttcagatcttattgacattagtttaaacttgatcggaattttttttggttgatgacgtcatttccgtttttgaaatatcgacgttttcttgattttcagagtgtcggcttgtccaagagagttatcaaaaactataaaagatattaagttcaaaatttcaggaatgatagacaaaagattgtagatatgtaataaggcattaataaatttcaggcacaaaaggcgctaaagctcggtagggctcgaaaaatgagatgaaaaaagcgttgtgattttgcttggttttcttagattatcttttttctcacaaatattttgttaagacatgtagaagaacaaaaatttatatttacaagatcttttgtttgactcctaaaaaaaggggctggcccctcaaattaaggacctagaacccttcaaagttttcactttataactcaaaagcggttaagatttcgatatggctgtcgcggcaaaagttgttcattatgatcttattaatgtcgttacaataatattttgttcgggtattgcgtaatatgagtgtaaaaagctagacttgttaccatgtatttgtgttttatttggcaaataaacggggtattttgcgtataactgacatatTTATTAAAGGGTACCGGTTTACacacggaaagtgtttaaacattttagttattttctactgaaacacattatggataaaagaactgtttctatgcaatgcatttgagtcgcatttaaaatctagctgtatACCGAACTGTGTATGTTAAcaattacgtatccgatcccttgccgcagccgaggaaataggtcacgaatggactagcgagcggtctgccgttatctaataaacaagatttgcgtcttgctgtaatgcacacatgggtttttttttatgtagctgcaaacacaaaacttccgattttaatgatcttaatagtaaataaaaaagattatgcCTTTACCTAATACCATAGACAGTGTACTAGCTTGCattcggaaagtgtttaaacagtttaattcttttctagggaaatatattatgtgtataagaattgcttctatgcaatgtatttgagtcgcatttaaaatcttgctagctgtattccgagcttcatgtatgtaaacaattatacgtatccgatccttgcCCGTGGCCGAGAAaataggtcgcggctggactagcgagcggtctgccgttatccaatacacaagatatacgcattgttgtaatgcacacacgggtttatttatgtagctgcaaacacaatgaattcagattttaacgatattaaagagtaaataataaaaagactaTATTATTACCTACGAAGTATTGCTGTTTTGCtctcgtaattaaaaaaaaatagatagtatggctgtcattgaaaaaaaggCGTTCTTTGTGttcttgtctatgtcatgaaacagttttattgttggaaaataaaattcagttatcaaactgcaaacGTTAACAGttcaaacccaccacgttgagtgtacattttcataacacgggccgaggagatgccgcgctagtggacagccgattcactgtaggacacatgcttctcgtgtttatacgttatcacacattcCAATGCCCATTAattcgttgttattttcatttccaattaTATTGGTTAACGATGCACCAAACCATTGgtttaaatcatagttcgtataataaagggaaaaaaaagctgccatcaatgaatataatacaattgtacgttttacagtcgtacgatttgaaatgtaaataaattcacttgtgtccgtttgtgacattttgctgctgagaattaaatgcattacactaccaatttcaacaaaatctgGCGATATTCACATATCTATGATAATGTGATACTTCATTtggctaacaaaatattaaaatttttatgagttatgagagagagagagagagagagagagagtgttaagcaggatgtagtaagtaaaagttgaaatatatttaaaaagcgttcgaGATAAGGCAGCTTAAGAAGTCCAATTTTACATGCTTGCGGTAGGTACGGGCACgataaaacaaaccatttttaaacaagttgaggttttatttacattcaggccgtaaaataataagggtcacaatattggtataaCCTCTTCTCAATGGTAGTCAGTAACCTCTTCTCAGTTGTAgtcagattcattaaaaagcaaactcattgctgattttattcatttataaattaatatttttttattctgaaagaatatgtgagttttaaaaatgtaatgtacatgtacattcattgtaAAAGTTTTGACTGTATTCGGACAGTTGAAGATCGAGTAGCGAACACTAGACTTAGTAGATTAATTGTCTAATACAAATcgaattggctttaaaatttgcatattcaagcacacttaaatagtttattcataaattatatataattatattactaaaaacgtctgtatgctgtattatgtatttgctgtctgattaggaCTGTTCTTCCCCAAAAAGAAGCGCTCGGCGATCGCGTACAAAACGTTCTTtaaagtacaacacctgattggagtacatgcgtatatacaattttttttaaaatgtgtacgtttaactaagcgaaattgtagatgtcatggagtcaataggcaaatcaaattcgccaatcaggcaatatcagttatctaatgcctatgactgataattttacaaggtaaattaatacatgtaaatatgagttTAAAAGCACTCCCTGCTCCCGTGTTTAAAGCTCCCGTTACCTGCattcttttattaacgattttgtgcacacatttattcggaaatggctcaaatttgttacacgggcccgataagaagatgaaaggatgacccctaaaatttctttcccaaatatttcaagaacggtctcaaatttcaaacactggttgaataacttataacttaatttgtacaaattgtatgtgcatgaatgacaatgttcctgtaacttaacaaaaaatgacactttttgaaatgtaaaagtttctgaattcatcattaaaattaataatgttagacggcccatgcagcaagtttttctagtcgagtctttcgttcatcagcgcatcgattgtgaaaatttcagCGGGGTTTGGGGTTGCAACAAGAGGGTGAAACGACCacgaattttgacagatttggctacaaagagtttaaaagagatggatacaaaacacaggtgcgattatatctttaagagataaaaatgattaatctgtttgccataaataccaatttttatcataagaatattttaacatttggatccgccgaatatttccatttcccttcattgtttggtgcctgatttgaaataacgttttataataagttgagaaatttcttcaagctgcatgttccgatttgtcggccattacagtatcaaataattttccttgcaaacCTAATGAATAATCTTACAAATTTATAGACGTATTTAAACGGAAATGCTCTCCtttcaacgttagaaatattcaaagtaaataaaaataaatttggggcatacaaaaaccccccaaaatacatcattggaatgtttaaaaaaggaaaccgttgggTTTCATCCTCCGAATGATTGAgtttattcatcctgcatgttttgcaatgattataaacaacgtaaacatcaaaactattaatgaacaaatgtacactgctttatttttgtttaaatagtcatgctgtatattttatatgttataatagattatataaaaaaaacagatgtcaaagtcgtaatacaatcatactagcttcgacgtaaggggccagtttaaACACGCGGCGAAATAACGCAAAAATTTTTGCTTCGGCAAGAGACGACTTAACATCATACACACAAAACTTAGACATAACTGTATCTTAAACTTCGaccttttcagaaaaaatattattgaaagccCTAATTGCCAATGCGGATTACCAGAAGATtcttatcatttgttttttggttgtaaaaattatatcaatgcacgaaatgaattgttttcaaaccttttgaacttaaatcaaattaatattattaattgTCATTTACTTTTGTGGGGAGACGATTCTCTGAGTGTCAATTTaaaccaacatatttttttagctGTTCAGAGATTTATAAGAGATTGTGGCAGATTCGTGtaacttcaattttactgcCTAAACCAAATTCAACAGaactttttatacatgtacgtttgttCAATAACTTAACTATATTAGTAATATCCATTTCTATGTACTTTCCAT encodes:
- the LOC128174451 gene encoding uncharacterized protein LOC128174451, whose protein sequence is MAAPIENNIEADICKRFKIPALRPNQKKAIYAVSDRKDVFVGTKTGSGKSLTYECIPILFTGACVVIITPLISIMSEQCKKLTALGFKATYIGKDSAETNHIINGEYDFIYASPEQLVGDVKWRGVLKSDIYQRKLRAIVVDEAHTVIQWGDSQEKKTEPFREWFFRIGELRSLCSSAQMVALTATAGPSNRRKILNQLSFSSNAEIVVESPDRLNIKISSKCIPNNDKIENVFAWLISDLRALKEKMSRHVIFCESISDVSKLYVAFVKIFGANCELINMYHSKTNEKLKEKIRADMAVDGKIRILICTNSAGMGVNFFGLNNIVHYGLPREMDTFVQQMGRCGRDGMLSNELILFKNHKGHLKKVECELVKLAKDSNECRRNNLCKAYAMKKANIIPIHNCCDVCEKKCSCDDDTCPNTHKVNQETEQEEEAEEEMSREVSEEDRKFLKQKLLALKYQMSVEYDSVLQFELIYGLTDKVIDSVVEICHLIFNPDDVMKCCQIWSYASAVIVCNIVNEVFGDIEFYQIDTDSE